In Trichomycterus rosablanca isolate fTriRos1 chromosome 20, fTriRos1.hap1, whole genome shotgun sequence, one DNA window encodes the following:
- the coq8b gene encoding atypical kinase COQ8B, mitochondrial has product MLSEVLQVLRGAGKVGAAFATTQGEQLRLVACNSTLGSGVKAVQDAVESWTGTTMRQDETSKTEIYPDAEGWDQMEQDEAAKWTMSSELPPDIVSEDGTATYTSGTPNGTPGGPGWPGQSARFLHVSAPLHNVRFVHDTVVARLSPEDIKKARESKQNVTRPIRQKLSERAKENKVPVTRISRLANFGGLAVGLGLGAIAEVAKQSFGGKRADSGAVLDSSFLSEANAERIVKTLCKVRGAALKLGQMLSIQDNSFINPQLQKIFERVRQSADFMPAWQMNKVLEEELGSNWREKFLSFQDKPFAAASIGQVHHGVLPDGREVAIKIQYPGVAESIKSDINNIMSVLKMSVVLPDGLFADSSLEVLHRELAWECDYKREAQCAKRFRALMEGHPIFKVPEVIDELTNTRVLTMEFINGVPLDNCEDLDQETRNQICFSILQLCLRELFEFRFMQTDPNWSNFFYNAEEKKIYLLDFGACREYPESFTDDYIEVVHAASVGDRATVLQKSKDLKFLTGYETKAFEEAHVEAVMILGEAFASPDAFDFSTQNTTRRIHNLIPVMLRHRLTPPPEETYSLHRKMAGSFLICSKLGARISCRDMFLNIYNAYNHQWQQRAGQP; this is encoded by the exons ATGTTGTCAGAGGTGCTGCAAGTACTGAGAGGTGCTGGCAAGGTTGGTGCTGCCTTTGCCACCACCCAAGGAGAGCAGCTGCGACTGGTGGCATGCAATTCAACTCTGGGCTCAGGAGTTAAAGCAGTCCAGGATGCAGTTGAGTCATGGACAGGCACCACGATGAGACAAGATGAG ACATCCAAAACTGAGATTTACCCTGATGCTGAGGGATGGGACCAGATGGAGCAGGATGAGGCAGCCAAATGGACCATGAGCTCGGAGCTCCCTCCAGACATCGTCAGTGAAGATGGCACTGCCACGTATACTTCAGGAACACCCAATGGAACACCTGGTGGCCCTGGCTGGCCTGGTCAAAGTGCTCGGTTCTTGCACGTTTCAGCACCTCTTCACAATGTGAGGTTTGTTCACGACACTGTAGTGGCCAGACTGAGTCCAGAGGATATCAAAAAGGCCCGGGAGTCAAAACAGAACGTCACCCGACCCATTCGACAAAAG TTAAGTGAACGAGCCAAAGAAAACAAGGTTCCCGTCACACGGATAAGCAGGCTTGCGAATTTTGGGG GTTTAGCTGTTGGACTTGGACTTGGTGCCATTGCTGAGGTAGCAAAGCAGTCGTTCGGAGGAAAACGTGCAG ATTCCGGCGCCGTGTTAGACTCTTCGTTCCTGTCTGAGGCGAACGCAGAGAGGATTGtgaaaacactgtgtaaggtgcGAGGCGCGGCGCTCAAGCTTGGCCAGATGCTGAGCATTCAGG ATAACAGCTTCATAAACCCACAACTCCAGAAGATTTTTGAGAGGGTTCGACAAAGCGCAGACTTCATGCCAGCCTGGCAAATGAAC AAAGTTCTGGAAGAGGAGTTGGGTTCCAACTGGAGGGAGAAGTTCTTGTCGTTTCAGGATAAACCCTTTGCAGCGGCCTCCATTGGACAAGTGCATCATGGTGTCTTGCCTGATGGAAGAGAAGTGGCTATAAAGATACAG TATCCTGGAGTGGCAGAGAGCATCAAGAGTGATATAAACAACATCATGTCAGTGTTGAAGATGAGTGTGGTGCTTCCCGATG GCTTGTTTGCTGACAGCAGCCTTGAAGTGCTTCATAGGGAACTCGCCTGGGAGTGCGACTACAAACGAGAAGCACAATGTGCCAAACGCTTCAG GGCTTTGATGGAAGGACACCCAATATTCAAAGTACCTGAGGTGATTGATGAGCTCACCAACACTCGAGTGCTCACTATGGAATTTATCAATGGAGTCCCACTGGACAACTGTGAAGATCTAGATCAGGAGACCAGGAATCAA ATTTGCTTCAGTATTCTGCAGTTGTGTCTCAGAGAGCTCTTCGAGTTTCGCTTCATGCAGACGGATCCCAACTGGTCCAACTTCTTCTATAATGCTGAGGAGAAGAAG ATATACCTTTTGGACTTTGGAGCTTGCAGAGAATACCCTGAGTCTTTCACTGATGACTACATTGAG GTGGTGCACGCAGCCTCAGTTGGTGATCGTGCCACAGTTCTGCAGAAATCCAAAGACCTGAAGTTCCTCACGGGGTATGAAACCAAG GCATTTGAGGAAGCCCACGTGGAGGCGGTGATGATATTAGGGGAAGCATTCGCCTCACCAGACGCCTTTGACTTCAGCACTCAGAACACGACACGCCGCATCCACAATCTGATCCCTGTGATGCTCCGGCATCGACTCACACCCCCTCCGGAGGAGACCTACTCTCTACACCGCAAGATGGCTGGCTCCTTTCTCATCTGCTCCAAGCTAGGGGCGCGAATCTCTTGCCGAGACATGTTCCTCAACATCTATAATGCTTATAACCACCAGTGGCAACAGAGGGCTGGTCAGCCATAA
- the fbxo46 gene encoding F-box only protein 46 codes for MNRDTFSHIRLWCPRPFGTYSQNKPYSNGTIGTGTTSNICKADAAGCTSLEDSGVAEEHHEDVGTENTPPTPSFNLQAPAPPPPPTPASQMEDGRVLLDTWYVIKPGNTKEKIAFFVAHQCSGAGIMRPSAMKVKGNWGTDCTKAKRRRRCSSYEPPTKAQNVTSELPSEPNFLEDGVGVSETDLLSVAEMVAIVEQRTAMALQGIAAQGQTNSNHQHHTVLQNTISNSTPVVFLAESVPPAPATKSDFEKQQQQESRRVAQAVARFESQQQNLERTILRPHIHDSGKDRDCSGETGNNNQSHGRGEVRIAFRVSSLDPRSQSEPEGRPRCMFMSCGTGGGQAATRAKEKITCDLYQLVSPSSRDSSAVLPGSSKPEPVGEKITERPSSTPDPNQDSCSGEKKTRERVTGFHVEVVVTGAVDQCVFYGKDSTENVQEETVCIAVPSGANRTDTSEEPPPGQLFFLQTPSAEDESGPGVTNGICSMDHANDSGSVGSAVERPSSPIANMEDCTDKSLCRLYRHVSHDFLEIRFQIQRLLEPRQYMLMLPDHIMVNIFSYLPTRALAALKCTCHDFKALIETYGVRAIDSRWNQDPLYRDDPCKQCKRQYERGDVSLCRWHPKPYHHDLPYGRSYWMCCRRTDKDTPGCRVGLHDNNWVQPCDMVQSRARREDGR; via the coding sequence ATGAACCGCGACACCTTTTCCCACATCCGGCTTTGGTGCCCCCGTCCCTTTGGCACCTATTCACAGAACAAGCCATACAGTAATGGCACCATTGGCACAGGGACAACGTCTAATATCTGCAAAGCCGATGCTGCTGGCTGTACATCTTTAGAGGACAGTGGGGTGGCTGAAGAGCACCATGAGGATGTCGGCACTGAGAACACCCCTCCTACCCCTTCTTTCAACCTTCAAGCTCctgcaccaccaccaccacccactCCTGCTTCTCAAATGGAAGATGGCAGGGTGTTGCTTGATACGTGGTACGTCATCAAACCAGGCAACACCAAGGAGAAAATCGCCTTTTTTGTGGCTCACCAGTGTAGTGGAGCAGGTATTATGAGACCTAGTGCCATGAAGGTGAAAGGAAACTGGGGGACTGACTGTACCAAGGCTAAGCGCCGACGCCGTTGTTCTTCCTATGAACCACCTACAAAAGCTCAGAACGTGACCTCAGAGTTACCTTCAGAGCCTAACTTCTTGGAGGATGGCGTTGGCGTGAGTGAGACCGATCTGCTTTCTGTAGCTGAGATGGTGGCCATTGTTGAACAGCGCACGGCTATGGCCCTGCAAGGCATAGCAGCTCAAGGACAGACAAACTCAAATCACCAACACCATACAGTCCTCCAGAACACCATTTCAAATTCAACACCTGTTGTATTTCTTGCAGAATCTGTTCCACCTGCACCAGCTACTAAAAGTGACTTTGAAAAGCAGCAGCAACAGGAATCCAGGCGTGTTGCTCAAGCGGTGGCACGTTTTGAGTCTCAGCAGCAAAACCTTGAGCGAACGATCCTGCGGCCTCACATTCACGACTCGGGCAAAGACCGGGATTGTTCCGGTGAGACTGGAAATAATAATCAAAGCCATGGCCGTGGGGAGGTTAGGATCGCTTTTCGGGTGTCTAGTTTAGATCCGCGGTCTCAATCTGAGCCCGAAGGACGTCCCAGATGCATGTTTATGAGTTGTGGAACTGGAGGAGGCCAGGCAGCAACCAGGGCCAAAGAAAAGATTACCTGTGACCTCTACCAACTGGTTAGCCCTTCATCTCGAGACTCGAGTGCGGTCCTGCCGGGCTCATCGAAACCTGAACCTGTGGGGGAAAAGATCACCGAGCGGCCTTCCTCAACCCCCGATCCTAACCAAGATTCCTGCTCGGGAGAGAAAAAGACTCGTGAACGTGTGACCGGCTTTCATGTAGAAGTTGTGGTCACTGGTGCAGTGGACCAGTGTGTCTTCTATGGAAAGGACAGCACAGAGAATGTCCAGGAAGAAACTGTTTGCATTGCTGTGCCTAGTGGGGCTAACCGAACAGACACTTCAGAAGAACCCCCACCAGGCCAGCTGTTTTTTCTTCAGACCCCATCTGCTGAAGATGAAAGTGGTCCTGGGGTCACCAATGGAATATGCTCCATGGATCATGCCAATGACAGTGGGTCAGTCGGAAGTGCAGTTGAAAGGCCATCCAGCCCAATTGCCAACATGGAAGACTGCACCGATAAATCGCTTTGCCGTCTCTACCGCCACGTTTCGCACGACTTCCTGGAGATACGGTTCCAGATCCAGCGGCTTCTGGAGCCACGGCAGTATATGCTCATGCTTCCTGACCACATCATGGTCAACATCTTCAGCTACCTACCCACACGTGCTCTAGCTGCCCTGAAATGCACCTGCCATGACTTTAAGGCTCTAATCGAGACCTACGGTGTGCGGGCCATAGATTCCCGCTGGAACCAGGACCCTCTGTACCGCGATGACCCCTGCAAGCAGTGTAAGCGGCAGTACGAGCGGGGCGACGTCTCGCTCTGCCGCTGGCACCCCAAACCTTACCACCACGACCTGCCTTACGGACGCTCGTACTGGATGTGCTGCCGGCGCACTGACAAGGACACACCCGGCTGTAGAGTTGGGCTACACGATAACAATTGGGTACAGCCATGCGACATGGTTCAGTCTCGCGCCAGAAGAGAAGATGGGAGGTAA